Proteins from one Geomonas agri genomic window:
- a CDS encoding glycosyltransferase family 39 protein, whose translation MNNQMLYYFLLKPWHYFLGDTEIAFRGFSAMVSVAGIVIIFLLGKQLFGAKAGLIAALILAFHPASIRYAQEARSYSLAIFLILLSSFYLARVIDGGSRGDMIAWIIFTASSFYSHFFAGLIFEVQLIAILSLGLTELKKRKGLMLATSAIVLLALPVIFFMIREPKSTLLWIAPISISRVFELAVFLAGGSKWLLGIFSFVILYLAIILIKSNKKDYLPVLLVLLWTILPLTTMALVSLKQPILIERYVLFTVPGLALAVGFVFGMILNQTSKICTASIILILMLILSIDIYEIHLLNKLPYPAGNADWKKAATEVSMATLSGDGIIYNQSWSGLTFEYYFDRLPQRPKMLQTDILFNDAFNLKSISELDRVWLVEFAEVHDLSVNISNILTQNHPFVSWKEYNGVLRVILFDSKQRFHGDGSFGN comes from the coding sequence TTGAACAATCAGATGCTTTATTATTTCCTGCTGAAGCCATGGCACTACTTTTTGGGAGATACAGAAATAGCCTTCCGAGGTTTTTCTGCTATGGTTTCAGTAGCCGGAATAGTTATTATATTTCTGTTAGGAAAGCAACTTTTTGGCGCTAAAGCTGGGCTTATTGCGGCATTAATTCTAGCCTTTCATCCAGCCTCAATCAGGTACGCGCAAGAAGCACGAAGCTATAGTCTTGCTATCTTTTTAATCTTGCTTTCATCGTTTTATCTGGCAAGGGTCATTGATGGAGGAAGTCGTGGTGACATGATTGCCTGGATAATATTCACAGCCTCTTCATTTTATTCACATTTCTTTGCTGGACTAATTTTTGAGGTTCAACTTATTGCAATCCTATCCTTAGGACTTACAGAATTAAAAAAACGCAAGGGTTTAATGTTGGCAACTTCAGCCATTGTGCTTCTGGCTCTGCCTGTAATATTTTTTATGATTCGTGAACCAAAATCAACCTTGTTATGGATTGCCCCAATAAGCATCAGTAGAGTCTTCGAACTTGCTGTATTTCTTGCTGGGGGGTCTAAGTGGCTGTTGGGCATATTTTCTTTTGTCATTTTATATCTTGCAATCATTCTCATAAAATCAAATAAAAAAGATTATTTGCCGGTCCTACTAGTGCTATTATGGACAATCCTACCTCTTACAACGATGGCTCTTGTTTCATTAAAACAGCCGATTCTCATAGAAAGATATGTCTTATTTACGGTACCGGGGTTGGCCTTGGCAGTGGGCTTTGTATTTGGAATGATTTTGAATCAAACTTCGAAAATTTGTACTGCCTCAATCATTTTAATTCTTATGCTTATTTTATCAATTGACATATATGAAATACACTTGCTAAACAAATTACCTTATCCAGCAGGTAACGCTGATTGGAAAAAGGCGGCTACCGAGGTCTCAATGGCAACTTTATCCGGGGATGGCATAATTTATAACCAGTCTTGGAGCGGACTCACTTTTGAATATTATTTCGATCGCTTACCCCAAAGACCCAAAATGCTTCAAACAGACATATTATTTAATGATGCATTCAATTTGAAAAGTATTTCGGAGTTAGATCGTGTATGGCTTGTTGAGTTCGCAGAAGTTCATGATTTAAGTGTAAATATATCCAATATACTAACCCAAAACCATCCCTTTGTAAGTTGGAAGGAATATAATGGAGTGTTGAGAGTGATACTATTCGACTCAAAACAACGATTTCACGGTGATGGCTCATTTGGAAACTAA
- a CDS encoding glycosyltransferase family 2 protein: MKLSVVIPIYNEKSTIKEIYECVKAVEIDKEIILVDDYSTDGTREILSSFVDDATKVVMHDKNMGKGAALRTGFQHATGDMVIVQDADLEYDPSQYPKLIQPILDGKADVVYGSRFVSGDYRRVLYFWHMVGNSFLTLVSNMFTNLNLTDMETCYKVFRREVLDKITIEENRFGFEPEITAKISKLDLRIYEIGISYSGRTYKEGKKIGWKDGFSALRCILKYNVLS; this comes from the coding sequence ATGAAATTATCTGTTGTTATCCCAATTTATAACGAAAAATCCACTATCAAGGAAATTTATGAGTGCGTTAAAGCCGTAGAGATCGACAAGGAAATAATATTGGTGGACGACTATTCAACTGATGGAACTCGTGAGATACTTTCTAGTTTTGTTGATGATGCAACTAAAGTTGTCATGCATGATAAAAATATGGGAAAAGGAGCCGCTTTGAGAACGGGCTTTCAACACGCAACAGGTGATATGGTAATTGTTCAAGATGCCGATCTTGAGTATGACCCTAGCCAATACCCGAAATTAATTCAGCCAATTCTGGATGGTAAGGCCGATGTCGTTTATGGTTCTCGTTTTGTGTCAGGCGATTACCGCAGAGTCCTTTACTTTTGGCATATGGTCGGGAACTCGTTTTTGACACTTGTTTCCAATATGTTTACCAACCTAAATTTAACAGATATGGAAACCTGTTATAAAGTTTTTAGAAGAGAAGTATTGGATAAGATTACTATTGAGGAAAACCGTTTTGGTTTCGAACCCGAGATAACGGCGAAGATTTCAAAATTGGATTTGAGGATTTACGAAATTGGGATTTCATACTCGGGCAGGACTTACAAAGAAGGAAAGAAAATTGGCTGGAAGGATGGTTTTTCCGCTCTTAGATGCATATTGAAATATAACGTTTTATCATAA
- a CDS encoding topoisomerase DNA-binding C4 zinc finger domain-containing protein, with protein sequence MSDGLEPVCPKCERKMMRRTGRYVQFWGCSNYPRCRGTRDILKTEV encoded by the coding sequence ATGTCGGATGGTTTAGAACCGGTCTGTCCTAAATGTGAGCGGAAGATGATGCGCAGGACTGGGCGATACGTGCAGTTCTGGGGATGCTCAAATTATCCTCGCTGTCGGGGAACTCGTGACATACTCAAGACTGAGGTGTAA
- a CDS encoding SEL1-like repeat protein gives MGFLSGLFPSQAEKNFKKGYSKEFHEGNCIQAAHYYQYASYQQHPEATYRLALLYMNGAGVTQNYKMALALAKDAIKLGYLGANRIISELEKQVR, from the coding sequence ATGGGATTTTTGTCTGGGCTGTTTCCGTCTCAAGCTGAAAAAAATTTCAAAAAGGGCTATAGCAAAGAATTCCACGAAGGCAACTGCATTCAAGCCGCACATTATTACCAGTATGCTTCATACCAGCAGCATCCCGAGGCCACCTATAGACTCGCTTTGCTTTACATGAATGGCGCAGGAGTTACTCAGAATTACAAAATGGCGCTTGCTTTAGCTAAGGATGCAATAAAATTGGGTTACTTGGGAGCAAATAGGATAATTTCTGAACTGGAGAAACAAGTAAGGTAA
- a CDS encoding DUF7933 domain-containing protein: MQKGNLRTSSIVKKAHRHGLGMATAALLALLAVPSPSPALTTNAWQDQTCVGYRTGGLNCTAGEFTIAPVFTAQAGTAPFCIMGSDFRFKVELGLSGTNTDRYDVGFFVGQQGNDPRDTTPGNICSVATFPTSPSPWLNLDGDGCGDFKGGANFTTTVDEIKVLCSGDSTGALKIPYVVTYWQNPGNVCSGPGDVSNGSPSKCNAGIATVAGNVSVLTGAFVDVTKQTLPDGNTQPFTFTATGPAGSKVVVLTGATLTATSATGGTYTPASIAVAGNSVSFTLRDNETARVFINAVAADQTLTITETAAGGDWDPTAAISCLPVTGSPALSTAPAQRSMSATLNTSNSAAACTITNTKRPRVTLVKNLPVRINAGDQFTVSASGTIFGTASATTSGTQSSASTVFNCAPNQPLTLTDIMSAGSTPATKYAGNLTCSNAYAGPGATTGALLPNALRASSYTLAPAAGDELTCTFTNLPRPTLSKSYGIGNIAVGGSSTLNFSIVNEPITKPAQSGLAFTDTFPGGLTVTGVGPVSGTGCIGTTSYTASSVSLASGTITSGSAGCSFSATVRGDAAASYLNDATRFSAQGGGLDTSSATATLNVFTPPTAAKSFGAATVAVGAPVNLSLILANPAANVAPLTGVSVIDSFPAGMVLRNTSFNFSPAGCGNVTQTSGAASAAGDSAVRFTAASIAPGSSCQVSLNVTSSAYGTLTNTTAFPLATGPASLTGTSASASVTVGAMPLISILKSASRSSADPGQDVVYTVELVNTGGGPGSNIVLTDDMGPYSSFFLGGGAPFSFTDSAPASGLALGTPQYSNDKGASWSYVPASGAGGAPAGYDGNITNWRIPMAGNIRSGGSFRLDYRVKIK; this comes from the coding sequence ATGCAGAAGGGCAACCTCAGGACATCATCGATCGTGAAGAAAGCGCACCGGCATGGGCTCGGGATGGCGACGGCAGCACTTCTTGCCCTGCTCGCCGTTCCGTCCCCTTCGCCGGCGCTCACCACCAACGCCTGGCAGGACCAAACCTGTGTAGGGTACCGCACCGGCGGTCTTAACTGTACGGCGGGTGAATTCACCATAGCGCCGGTGTTTACCGCTCAAGCCGGCACCGCCCCCTTTTGCATCATGGGGAGTGACTTCCGTTTCAAGGTTGAACTCGGCCTCTCTGGCACCAACACCGACCGTTACGACGTCGGCTTCTTCGTTGGGCAGCAGGGGAATGACCCGCGTGACACCACGCCAGGCAACATTTGCTCCGTCGCCACCTTTCCTACCAGTCCCAGTCCATGGCTCAACTTGGACGGTGATGGCTGCGGCGACTTCAAGGGCGGGGCGAACTTCACCACCACCGTCGACGAAATAAAGGTCCTCTGCAGCGGCGACAGCACCGGCGCCCTCAAGATACCCTACGTCGTCACCTACTGGCAAAACCCCGGGAACGTCTGTTCCGGTCCGGGCGATGTCAGTAACGGCTCCCCCTCCAAGTGCAACGCCGGCATTGCCACCGTCGCTGGAAATGTCAGCGTCCTAACCGGCGCCTTCGTCGACGTGACCAAGCAGACGCTCCCTGACGGGAATACCCAGCCATTCACCTTCACGGCTACGGGGCCCGCCGGCTCCAAGGTCGTTGTACTCACCGGCGCCACCCTGACCGCAACCTCCGCCACGGGTGGCACCTACACCCCGGCCTCCATCGCCGTGGCAGGAAACAGTGTCAGTTTTACCCTCAGGGACAACGAAACTGCCCGGGTGTTCATAAACGCCGTGGCCGCCGACCAGACCCTGACCATCACCGAAACAGCCGCCGGGGGAGACTGGGACCCGACCGCAGCTATCAGTTGCCTCCCCGTGACCGGTTCCCCCGCCCTCAGCACCGCTCCGGCGCAGCGCAGCATGAGCGCCACGCTCAATACCAGTAACTCCGCCGCGGCCTGCACCATCACCAACACCAAGCGGCCACGGGTGACCTTGGTGAAAAACCTGCCGGTGAGGATTAATGCCGGGGACCAGTTCACGGTTAGCGCAAGCGGCACCATATTCGGCACCGCCTCCGCCACCACTTCCGGTACTCAAAGTTCGGCCAGTACGGTCTTTAACTGCGCCCCTAACCAGCCCCTGACTCTTACCGACATCATGAGCGCCGGGAGCACGCCGGCCACGAAGTACGCTGGAAACCTCACCTGCAGCAACGCCTATGCGGGTCCCGGAGCTACGACGGGCGCACTCCTTCCCAACGCGCTGCGGGCATCAAGCTACACACTCGCGCCTGCCGCAGGAGACGAGCTGACCTGCACCTTTACCAATCTGCCGCGCCCGACCCTCAGCAAGAGTTACGGCATCGGCAACATAGCCGTCGGCGGCAGCAGCACCTTGAACTTCAGCATCGTCAACGAACCGATCACGAAGCCCGCCCAGTCGGGACTTGCCTTCACCGACACCTTCCCTGGCGGACTTACCGTCACGGGTGTCGGTCCCGTCTCCGGCACCGGCTGCATCGGCACCACCTCGTACACCGCATCGAGTGTTTCGCTCGCCTCCGGCACCATCACGTCGGGGAGCGCCGGCTGCAGCTTCAGCGCCACCGTCAGGGGCGACGCAGCAGCTTCCTATCTTAACGACGCCACCAGGTTCAGCGCCCAGGGCGGCGGGCTGGACACCAGCAGCGCCACCGCAACCCTGAACGTCTTCACCCCTCCTACAGCGGCCAAGTCATTCGGCGCTGCCACCGTTGCTGTGGGCGCACCGGTAAACCTTTCGCTGATCCTCGCCAATCCCGCTGCCAACGTCGCGCCCCTGACCGGAGTCAGCGTCATCGACAGCTTCCCAGCCGGGATGGTGCTGCGCAATACGAGCTTCAATTTCTCCCCGGCCGGCTGCGGCAACGTGACCCAAACCTCCGGTGCAGCCTCCGCCGCCGGCGACAGCGCCGTCCGCTTCACGGCAGCCTCCATTGCCCCGGGGTCAAGCTGCCAGGTCAGCCTCAACGTAACCAGTTCCGCTTACGGAACCCTGACCAACACCACCGCGTTCCCCCTGGCCACTGGCCCCGCCAGCCTGACCGGCACCAGTGCCAGTGCGAGCGTAACCGTGGGTGCCATGCCGCTCATCTCGATCCTAAAATCCGCCAGCCGCAGCAGCGCTGATCCCGGTCAGGACGTGGTCTATACCGTGGAACTGGTCAATACCGGCGGGGGGCCCGGAAGCAACATCGTGCTCACCGACGACATGGGCCCCTACTCCTCCTTCTTCCTCGGTGGAGGCGCACCATTCTCCTTCACCGACAGTGCCCCCGCCTCCGGTCTCGCTCTCGGCACCCCGCAGTATTCGAACGATAAGGGCGCCAGCTGGAGCTATGTTCCGGCATCCGGTGCAGGCGGTGCGCCTGCAGGCTACGACGGTAACATCACCAACTGGCGCATTCCCATGGCCGGCAACATCCGGTCTGGCGGCAGTTTCAGACTCGATTACCGGGTGAAAATTAAATAG